The Oncorhynchus keta strain PuntledgeMale-10-30-2019 chromosome 17, Oket_V2, whole genome shotgun sequence genome has a window encoding:
- the LOC118395873 gene encoding BTB/POZ domain-containing protein 10-like isoform X1 yields MPNYAKPAGKPALFGGAQVLCAFIPQLIPCCFVFHLPFDTDGAQPRLPAVPQLEADLVNMNLHGASGGLDRCRDSDRRRSSDHSRDSSHERGEGQLTPCIRNITSPTRQHNSDRERGEGGSSSRSSSPRPPRAMISVGPSCIAVSSSRSSLFSKEAHCKGLGHGHVHSPCDLIYVYENTKEGARTLRTAERVTLIVDNTRFVVDPAIFIAQPNTMLGRMFGSGREYNFTRPNDKGEFEVADGISSTVFRAILDYYKSGIIRCPDGISIPELREACDYLCISFDYSTIKCRDLSALMHELSNDGARRQFDFYLEEMVLPLMVASAQNGERECHVVVLTDDDVVDWDEEYPPQMGEEYSQIIYSTKLYRFFKYIENRDVAKSVLKERGLKKIRLGIEGYPTYKEKVKKRPGSRPEVIYNYVQRPFIRMSWEKEEGKSRHVDFQCVKSKSITNLAAAAADIPQDQLVNMHPGPQVDELDIQPQPSYHYEPDPDAPSPAV; encoded by the exons ATGCCCAACTATGCTAAACCGGCTGGCAAGCCTGCATTGTTCGGAGGAGCCCAAGTCCTTTGTGCTTTCATCCCTCAGCTCATCCCGTGCTGCTTTGTCTTTCATTTGCCGTTCGATACAGACGG TGCCCAGCCCCGCCTCCCAGCAGTCCCACAACTGGAGGCCGACCTAGTCAACATGAACCTGCATGGCGCCAGCGGAGGCCTCGACCGCTGCAGGGACAGTGACCGCCGGCGCTCCAGCGACCACTCCCGAGACTCCTCCCATGAGAGGGGCGAGGGTCAGCTGACCCCTTGCATCAGAAACATCACCTCGCCCACCCGACAGCACAACAGTG ATCGTGAGCGGGGCGAGGGTGGTTCTTCCTCCAGGTCATCAAGCCCTCGGCCGCCCAGGGCCATGATATCGGTGGGGCCCAGTTGCATCGCAGTgagcagcagcagaagcagcCTGTTCAGCAAAGAGGCCCACTGTAAGGGTCTGGGCCACGGACACGTCCACAGCCCCTGTGACCTCATCTACGTCTATGAGAACACCAAGGAGGGGGCGCGCACTTTGCGGACGGCCGAGAGGGTCACTCTGATCGTGGACAACACCCGCTTCGTGGTGGACCCGGCTATCTTCATTGCTCAGCCCAACACCATGCTGGGAAG AATGTTTGGATCCGGGAGGGAATACAATTTTACCAGGCCCAATGACAAAGGGGAATTTGAGGTGGCAGATGGAATCAGCTCAACTGTTTTCAGAGCCATCCTG GATTACTACAAATCTGGGATAATCCGCTGTCCTGATGGTATCTCCATTCCCGAGCTGAGAGAAGCATGTGACTACCTCTGCATCTCCTTCGACTACAGCACCATCAAGTGTAGAGACCTCA GTGCACTCATGCACGAGCTGTCCAACGATGGGGCGAGGCGTCAGTTTGACTTTTACTTAGAGGAGATGGTGCTGCCTCTGATGGTGGCCAGCGCccagaatggagagagggagtgtcaCGTAGTGGTCCTGACAGACGACGACGTGGTGGACTGGGACGAGGAGTACCCTCCGCAGATGGGAGAGGAGTATTCTCAGA TTATATACAGCACAAAACTGTACAGATTCTTCAAGTACATAGAGAATCGTGACGTTGCCAAATCAGTATTAAAAGAAAGAGGACTTAAGAAAATCAGACTAGGAATTGAAG GTTACCCCACCTACAAGGAGAAGGTGAAGAAGCGTCCCGGCAGCCGGCCAGAGGTAATCTACAACTACGTCCAGAGGCCCTTCATCCGCATGTcctgggagaaggaggagggcaAGAGTCGCCATGTTGACTTCCAGTGTGTGAAGAGCAAGTCCATCACCAACCTGGCAGCTGCCGCTGCAGACAttccccaggaccagctggtcAACATGCACCCTGGTCCTCAGGTGGACGAACTGGACATCCAGCCTCAGCCAAGCTACCACTACGAGCCAGACCCAGACGCCCCCTCACCGGCTGTCTGA
- the LOC118395873 gene encoding BTB/POZ domain-containing protein 10-like isoform X2: MLNRLASLHCSEEPKSFVLSSLSSSRAALSFICRSIQTGSAQPRLPAVPQLEADLVNMNLHGASGGLDRCRDSDRRRSSDHSRDSSHERGEGQLTPCIRNITSPTRQHNSDRERGEGGSSSRSSSPRPPRAMISVGPSCIAVSSSRSSLFSKEAHCKGLGHGHVHSPCDLIYVYENTKEGARTLRTAERVTLIVDNTRFVVDPAIFIAQPNTMLGRMFGSGREYNFTRPNDKGEFEVADGISSTVFRAILDYYKSGIIRCPDGISIPELREACDYLCISFDYSTIKCRDLSALMHELSNDGARRQFDFYLEEMVLPLMVASAQNGERECHVVVLTDDDVVDWDEEYPPQMGEEYSQIIYSTKLYRFFKYIENRDVAKSVLKERGLKKIRLGIEGYPTYKEKVKKRPGSRPEVIYNYVQRPFIRMSWEKEEGKSRHVDFQCVKSKSITNLAAAAADIPQDQLVNMHPGPQVDELDIQPQPSYHYEPDPDAPSPAV, encoded by the exons ATGCTAAACCGGCTGGCAAGCCTGCATTGTTCGGAGGAGCCCAAGTCCTTTGTGCTTTCATCCCTCAGCTCATCCCGTGCTGCTTTGTCTTTCATTTGCCGTTCGATACAGACGGGTAG TGCCCAGCCCCGCCTCCCAGCAGTCCCACAACTGGAGGCCGACCTAGTCAACATGAACCTGCATGGCGCCAGCGGAGGCCTCGACCGCTGCAGGGACAGTGACCGCCGGCGCTCCAGCGACCACTCCCGAGACTCCTCCCATGAGAGGGGCGAGGGTCAGCTGACCCCTTGCATCAGAAACATCACCTCGCCCACCCGACAGCACAACAGTG ATCGTGAGCGGGGCGAGGGTGGTTCTTCCTCCAGGTCATCAAGCCCTCGGCCGCCCAGGGCCATGATATCGGTGGGGCCCAGTTGCATCGCAGTgagcagcagcagaagcagcCTGTTCAGCAAAGAGGCCCACTGTAAGGGTCTGGGCCACGGACACGTCCACAGCCCCTGTGACCTCATCTACGTCTATGAGAACACCAAGGAGGGGGCGCGCACTTTGCGGACGGCCGAGAGGGTCACTCTGATCGTGGACAACACCCGCTTCGTGGTGGACCCGGCTATCTTCATTGCTCAGCCCAACACCATGCTGGGAAG AATGTTTGGATCCGGGAGGGAATACAATTTTACCAGGCCCAATGACAAAGGGGAATTTGAGGTGGCAGATGGAATCAGCTCAACTGTTTTCAGAGCCATCCTG GATTACTACAAATCTGGGATAATCCGCTGTCCTGATGGTATCTCCATTCCCGAGCTGAGAGAAGCATGTGACTACCTCTGCATCTCCTTCGACTACAGCACCATCAAGTGTAGAGACCTCA GTGCACTCATGCACGAGCTGTCCAACGATGGGGCGAGGCGTCAGTTTGACTTTTACTTAGAGGAGATGGTGCTGCCTCTGATGGTGGCCAGCGCccagaatggagagagggagtgtcaCGTAGTGGTCCTGACAGACGACGACGTGGTGGACTGGGACGAGGAGTACCCTCCGCAGATGGGAGAGGAGTATTCTCAGA TTATATACAGCACAAAACTGTACAGATTCTTCAAGTACATAGAGAATCGTGACGTTGCCAAATCAGTATTAAAAGAAAGAGGACTTAAGAAAATCAGACTAGGAATTGAAG GTTACCCCACCTACAAGGAGAAGGTGAAGAAGCGTCCCGGCAGCCGGCCAGAGGTAATCTACAACTACGTCCAGAGGCCCTTCATCCGCATGTcctgggagaaggaggagggcaAGAGTCGCCATGTTGACTTCCAGTGTGTGAAGAGCAAGTCCATCACCAACCTGGCAGCTGCCGCTGCAGACAttccccaggaccagctggtcAACATGCACCCTGGTCCTCAGGTGGACGAACTGGACATCCAGCCTCAGCCAAGCTACCACTACGAGCCAGACCCAGACGCCCCCTCACCGGCTGTCTGA
- the LOC118395873 gene encoding BTB/POZ domain-containing protein 10-like isoform X3, with the protein MQFASQVISWKKMLFSRFYVSAQPRLPAVPQLEADLVNMNLHGASGGLDRCRDSDRRRSSDHSRDSSHERGEGQLTPCIRNITSPTRQHNSDRERGEGGSSSRSSSPRPPRAMISVGPSCIAVSSSRSSLFSKEAHCKGLGHGHVHSPCDLIYVYENTKEGARTLRTAERVTLIVDNTRFVVDPAIFIAQPNTMLGRMFGSGREYNFTRPNDKGEFEVADGISSTVFRAILDYYKSGIIRCPDGISIPELREACDYLCISFDYSTIKCRDLSALMHELSNDGARRQFDFYLEEMVLPLMVASAQNGERECHVVVLTDDDVVDWDEEYPPQMGEEYSQIIYSTKLYRFFKYIENRDVAKSVLKERGLKKIRLGIEGYPTYKEKVKKRPGSRPEVIYNYVQRPFIRMSWEKEEGKSRHVDFQCVKSKSITNLAAAAADIPQDQLVNMHPGPQVDELDIQPQPSYHYEPDPDAPSPAV; encoded by the exons ATGCAATTTGCATCCCAAGTTATTTCGTGGAAAAAAATGCTATTTTCAAGATTCTATGTGAG TGCCCAGCCCCGCCTCCCAGCAGTCCCACAACTGGAGGCCGACCTAGTCAACATGAACCTGCATGGCGCCAGCGGAGGCCTCGACCGCTGCAGGGACAGTGACCGCCGGCGCTCCAGCGACCACTCCCGAGACTCCTCCCATGAGAGGGGCGAGGGTCAGCTGACCCCTTGCATCAGAAACATCACCTCGCCCACCCGACAGCACAACAGTG ATCGTGAGCGGGGCGAGGGTGGTTCTTCCTCCAGGTCATCAAGCCCTCGGCCGCCCAGGGCCATGATATCGGTGGGGCCCAGTTGCATCGCAGTgagcagcagcagaagcagcCTGTTCAGCAAAGAGGCCCACTGTAAGGGTCTGGGCCACGGACACGTCCACAGCCCCTGTGACCTCATCTACGTCTATGAGAACACCAAGGAGGGGGCGCGCACTTTGCGGACGGCCGAGAGGGTCACTCTGATCGTGGACAACACCCGCTTCGTGGTGGACCCGGCTATCTTCATTGCTCAGCCCAACACCATGCTGGGAAG AATGTTTGGATCCGGGAGGGAATACAATTTTACCAGGCCCAATGACAAAGGGGAATTTGAGGTGGCAGATGGAATCAGCTCAACTGTTTTCAGAGCCATCCTG GATTACTACAAATCTGGGATAATCCGCTGTCCTGATGGTATCTCCATTCCCGAGCTGAGAGAAGCATGTGACTACCTCTGCATCTCCTTCGACTACAGCACCATCAAGTGTAGAGACCTCA GTGCACTCATGCACGAGCTGTCCAACGATGGGGCGAGGCGTCAGTTTGACTTTTACTTAGAGGAGATGGTGCTGCCTCTGATGGTGGCCAGCGCccagaatggagagagggagtgtcaCGTAGTGGTCCTGACAGACGACGACGTGGTGGACTGGGACGAGGAGTACCCTCCGCAGATGGGAGAGGAGTATTCTCAGA TTATATACAGCACAAAACTGTACAGATTCTTCAAGTACATAGAGAATCGTGACGTTGCCAAATCAGTATTAAAAGAAAGAGGACTTAAGAAAATCAGACTAGGAATTGAAG GTTACCCCACCTACAAGGAGAAGGTGAAGAAGCGTCCCGGCAGCCGGCCAGAGGTAATCTACAACTACGTCCAGAGGCCCTTCATCCGCATGTcctgggagaaggaggagggcaAGAGTCGCCATGTTGACTTCCAGTGTGTGAAGAGCAAGTCCATCACCAACCTGGCAGCTGCCGCTGCAGACAttccccaggaccagctggtcAACATGCACCCTGGTCCTCAGGTGGACGAACTGGACATCCAGCCTCAGCCAAGCTACCACTACGAGCCAGACCCAGACGCCCCCTCACCGGCTGTCTGA
- the LOC118395873 gene encoding BTB/POZ domain-containing protein 10-like isoform X4: MNLHGASGGLDRCRDSDRRRSSDHSRDSSHERGEGQLTPCIRNITSPTRQHNSDRERGEGGSSSRSSSPRPPRAMISVGPSCIAVSSSRSSLFSKEAHCKGLGHGHVHSPCDLIYVYENTKEGARTLRTAERVTLIVDNTRFVVDPAIFIAQPNTMLGRMFGSGREYNFTRPNDKGEFEVADGISSTVFRAILDYYKSGIIRCPDGISIPELREACDYLCISFDYSTIKCRDLSALMHELSNDGARRQFDFYLEEMVLPLMVASAQNGERECHVVVLTDDDVVDWDEEYPPQMGEEYSQIIYSTKLYRFFKYIENRDVAKSVLKERGLKKIRLGIEGYPTYKEKVKKRPGSRPEVIYNYVQRPFIRMSWEKEEGKSRHVDFQCVKSKSITNLAAAAADIPQDQLVNMHPGPQVDELDIQPQPSYHYEPDPDAPSPAV; encoded by the exons ATGAACCTGCATGGCGCCAGCGGAGGCCTCGACCGCTGCAGGGACAGTGACCGCCGGCGCTCCAGCGACCACTCCCGAGACTCCTCCCATGAGAGGGGCGAGGGTCAGCTGACCCCTTGCATCAGAAACATCACCTCGCCCACCCGACAGCACAACAGTG ATCGTGAGCGGGGCGAGGGTGGTTCTTCCTCCAGGTCATCAAGCCCTCGGCCGCCCAGGGCCATGATATCGGTGGGGCCCAGTTGCATCGCAGTgagcagcagcagaagcagcCTGTTCAGCAAAGAGGCCCACTGTAAGGGTCTGGGCCACGGACACGTCCACAGCCCCTGTGACCTCATCTACGTCTATGAGAACACCAAGGAGGGGGCGCGCACTTTGCGGACGGCCGAGAGGGTCACTCTGATCGTGGACAACACCCGCTTCGTGGTGGACCCGGCTATCTTCATTGCTCAGCCCAACACCATGCTGGGAAG AATGTTTGGATCCGGGAGGGAATACAATTTTACCAGGCCCAATGACAAAGGGGAATTTGAGGTGGCAGATGGAATCAGCTCAACTGTTTTCAGAGCCATCCTG GATTACTACAAATCTGGGATAATCCGCTGTCCTGATGGTATCTCCATTCCCGAGCTGAGAGAAGCATGTGACTACCTCTGCATCTCCTTCGACTACAGCACCATCAAGTGTAGAGACCTCA GTGCACTCATGCACGAGCTGTCCAACGATGGGGCGAGGCGTCAGTTTGACTTTTACTTAGAGGAGATGGTGCTGCCTCTGATGGTGGCCAGCGCccagaatggagagagggagtgtcaCGTAGTGGTCCTGACAGACGACGACGTGGTGGACTGGGACGAGGAGTACCCTCCGCAGATGGGAGAGGAGTATTCTCAGA TTATATACAGCACAAAACTGTACAGATTCTTCAAGTACATAGAGAATCGTGACGTTGCCAAATCAGTATTAAAAGAAAGAGGACTTAAGAAAATCAGACTAGGAATTGAAG GTTACCCCACCTACAAGGAGAAGGTGAAGAAGCGTCCCGGCAGCCGGCCAGAGGTAATCTACAACTACGTCCAGAGGCCCTTCATCCGCATGTcctgggagaaggaggagggcaAGAGTCGCCATGTTGACTTCCAGTGTGTGAAGAGCAAGTCCATCACCAACCTGGCAGCTGCCGCTGCAGACAttccccaggaccagctggtcAACATGCACCCTGGTCCTCAGGTGGACGAACTGGACATCCAGCCTCAGCCAAGCTACCACTACGAGCCAGACCCAGACGCCCCCTCACCGGCTGTCTGA
- the LOC118395872 gene encoding aryl hydrocarbon receptor nuclear translocator-like protein 1 isoform X2, which produces MADQRMDITSTMNEFMSPSSTELISSSINTQGMDYTRKRKGSTSDYQIDGFSFDESSMDTDKDKLRDCGDHQGRIKNAREAHSQIEKRRRDKMNSFIDELAALVPTCNAMSRKLDKLTVLRMAVQHMKTLRGAANPYTEANYKPSFLSDDELKHLILRAADGFLFVVGCDRGKILFVSESVYKILNYSQNDLIGQSLFDYLHPKDIAKVKEQLSSSDTAPRERLIDAKTGLPVKTDITPGPSRLCSGARRSFFCRMKCNRPYVKTEDKDFPSTCSKKKADRKSFCTIHSTGYLKSWPPNKMGLDDDNEPDNEGCNLSCLVAIGRLHPHIIPQPSHEDIRVKPTEYVSRHAIDGKFVFVDQRATAILAYLPQELLGTSFYEYFHQDDIGHLAECHRQVLQMREKINTNCYKFKIKDGSFIMLRSCWFSFMNPWTKEVEYIVSTNTVVSCSMLDAADPYPQSAASPTASMDSVLTSEGGGRRAIQTVPGIPGGTRAGAGKIGRMIAEEVMEIQRTRGSTPSSCGSSPLNISTPPPDCSPGSKRIQNGGTPDLPSAGTLPGGPDSIGYPYSNQSIMSDNSHLSIDIMDEPGSSSPSNDEAAMAVIMSLLEADAGLGGPVDFSDLPWPL; this is translated from the exons ATGGCAGACCAAAGAATGGACATTACCTCTACGATGAATGAGTTCATGTCCCCCAGCTCCACCGAGCTGATCAGCAGCTCCATCAACACCCAAGGCATGGACTACACCCGCAAGAGGAAGGGCAGCACCTCCGACTACCA AATTGATGGATTTTCTTTTGA CGAGAGCAGTATGGATACAGACAAGGATAAGCTTAG GGATTGTGGTGATCATCAGGGGCGGATCAAAAATGCCAG GGAGGCACACAGTCAGATTGAGAAGAGGCGCAGAGACAAGATGAACAGCTTTATAGACGAGCTGGCGGCGTTAGTGCCTACTTGCAATGCTATGTCCCGCAAGCTGGACAAACTCACAGTTCTACGCATGGCTGTTCAGCATATGAAGACATTACGAG GCGCAGCGAACCCATACACAGAGGCGAACTACAAGCCGTCTTTCCTGTCCGATGATGAATTGAAGCACTTAATATTGAGG GCTGCTGATGGCTTTCTGTTTGTTGTCGGATGCGATCGTGGGAAGATCCTCTTCGTCTCTGAGTCTGTTTACAAGATCCTCAACTATAGCCAG aacGACCTAATTGGCCAGAGTCTGTTTGATTACCTGCATCCTAaagacatcgccaaagtcaaggagcAACTGTCGTCATCGGATACAGCACCCCGGGAGCGACTCATCGACGCCAAAA CTGGCCTGCCAGTGAAGACTGACATTACCCCTGGGCCGTCTAGACTGTGCTCCGGAGCCAGACGTTCGTTCTTCTGCCGGATGAAATGTAACCGGCCCTACGTCAAAACGGAGGACAAGGACTTCCCCTCCACCTGCTCAAAAAAGAAAG CCGACCGCAAGAGCTTCTGCACGATCCACAGTACTGGCTACCTGAAGAGCTGGCCGCCCAACAAGATGGGTTTGGACGATGACAACGAGCCCGACAACGAGGGCTGTAACCTCAGCTGCCTGGTAGCCATTGGCCGGCTGCACCCCCACATCATCCCCCAGCCCTCCCACGAGGACATCCGCGTCAAACCCACCGAATACGTCTCCCGCCACGCCATCGACGGGAAGTTTGTCTTTGTTGACCAGAG GGCCACAGCCATTCTTGCGTACTTACCCCAGGAGCTTCTAGGCACCTCCTTCTATGAGTATTTTCATCAGGATGATATTGGCCACTTGGCAGAATGTCACAGACAAG TGCTGCAAATGAGAGAAAAGATCAACACAAACTGTTACAAGTTCAAGATTAAAGATGGCTCCTTCATCATGCTGAGAAGCTGCTGGTTTAGTTTCATGAATCCCTGGACCAAAGAGGTGGAGTACATTGTCTCCACAAACACAGTGGTCTC ATGCAGTATGCTAGACGCTGCAGACCCCTATCCTCAGTCTGCTGCTTCCCCCACAGCCTCTATGGACAGTGTGCTGACGTCAGAAG GTGGAGGGAGACGGGCTATTCAGACGGTGCCAGGCATCCCTGGCGGAACACGGGCAGGTGCCGGCAAGATCGGCCGTATGATCGCAGAGGAGGTGATGGAGATTCAGAG GACCAGAGGCTCAACACCCTCTAGCTGTGGCTCCAGCCCCCTGAACATCAGCACCCCCCCTCCAGACTGCTCTCCAGGGAGCAAGAGG ATTCAAAATGGTGGGACACCAGACCTTCCGTCGGCAGGAACGCTACCAGGAGGACCTGACTCCATTGGATACCCATACTCCAACCAGTCCATTATGA GTGACAACTCTCATCTCAGCATTGACATCATGGACGAGCCAGGCTCCAGCAGCCCCAGTAACGATGAGGCAGCCATGGCTGTGATCATGAGTCTCCTGGAGGCTGACGCAGGCCTTGGGGGCCCTGTGGACTTTAGTGACTTACCCTGGCCCTTATGA
- the LOC118395872 gene encoding aryl hydrocarbon receptor nuclear translocator-like protein 1 isoform X1 gives MWALEATIAVWICAKLQQKQQLTTPLYLKILCRAPIPVSQRRNSSQANQRGGVSLSSSQTKSRANGWKEIPEAVINICDYLMADQRMDITSTMNEFMSPSSTELISSSINTQGMDYTRKRKGSTSDYQIDGFSFDESSMDTDKDKLRDCGDHQGRIKNAREAHSQIEKRRRDKMNSFIDELAALVPTCNAMSRKLDKLTVLRMAVQHMKTLRGAANPYTEANYKPSFLSDDELKHLILRAADGFLFVVGCDRGKILFVSESVYKILNYSQNDLIGQSLFDYLHPKDIAKVKEQLSSSDTAPRERLIDAKTGLPVKTDITPGPSRLCSGARRSFFCRMKCNRPYVKTEDKDFPSTCSKKKADRKSFCTIHSTGYLKSWPPNKMGLDDDNEPDNEGCNLSCLVAIGRLHPHIIPQPSHEDIRVKPTEYVSRHAIDGKFVFVDQRATAILAYLPQELLGTSFYEYFHQDDIGHLAECHRQVLQMREKINTNCYKFKIKDGSFIMLRSCWFSFMNPWTKEVEYIVSTNTVVSCSMLDAADPYPQSAASPTASMDSVLTSEGGGRRAIQTVPGIPGGTRAGAGKIGRMIAEEVMEIQRTRGSTPSSCGSSPLNISTPPPDCSPGSKRIQNGGTPDLPSAGTLPGGPDSIGYPYSNQSIMSDNSHLSIDIMDEPGSSSPSNDEAAMAVIMSLLEADAGLGGPVDFSDLPWPL, from the exons AAAGCAGCAGTTGACTACTCcattgtatttgaaaatactgt GTAGAGCACCTATCCCAGTGTCCCAGAGGAGGAATAGCAGCCAGGCCAACCAACGAggaggtgtttctctctcttcatctcaaaCCAAG AGCAGAGCAAATGGATGGAAGGAAATTCCAGAAGCTGTAATTAACATTTGTG ATTATCTAATGGCAGACCAAAGAATGGACATTACCTCTACGATGAATGAGTTCATGTCCCCCAGCTCCACCGAGCTGATCAGCAGCTCCATCAACACCCAAGGCATGGACTACACCCGCAAGAGGAAGGGCAGCACCTCCGACTACCA AATTGATGGATTTTCTTTTGA CGAGAGCAGTATGGATACAGACAAGGATAAGCTTAG GGATTGTGGTGATCATCAGGGGCGGATCAAAAATGCCAG GGAGGCACACAGTCAGATTGAGAAGAGGCGCAGAGACAAGATGAACAGCTTTATAGACGAGCTGGCGGCGTTAGTGCCTACTTGCAATGCTATGTCCCGCAAGCTGGACAAACTCACAGTTCTACGCATGGCTGTTCAGCATATGAAGACATTACGAG GCGCAGCGAACCCATACACAGAGGCGAACTACAAGCCGTCTTTCCTGTCCGATGATGAATTGAAGCACTTAATATTGAGG GCTGCTGATGGCTTTCTGTTTGTTGTCGGATGCGATCGTGGGAAGATCCTCTTCGTCTCTGAGTCTGTTTACAAGATCCTCAACTATAGCCAG aacGACCTAATTGGCCAGAGTCTGTTTGATTACCTGCATCCTAaagacatcgccaaagtcaaggagcAACTGTCGTCATCGGATACAGCACCCCGGGAGCGACTCATCGACGCCAAAA CTGGCCTGCCAGTGAAGACTGACATTACCCCTGGGCCGTCTAGACTGTGCTCCGGAGCCAGACGTTCGTTCTTCTGCCGGATGAAATGTAACCGGCCCTACGTCAAAACGGAGGACAAGGACTTCCCCTCCACCTGCTCAAAAAAGAAAG CCGACCGCAAGAGCTTCTGCACGATCCACAGTACTGGCTACCTGAAGAGCTGGCCGCCCAACAAGATGGGTTTGGACGATGACAACGAGCCCGACAACGAGGGCTGTAACCTCAGCTGCCTGGTAGCCATTGGCCGGCTGCACCCCCACATCATCCCCCAGCCCTCCCACGAGGACATCCGCGTCAAACCCACCGAATACGTCTCCCGCCACGCCATCGACGGGAAGTTTGTCTTTGTTGACCAGAG GGCCACAGCCATTCTTGCGTACTTACCCCAGGAGCTTCTAGGCACCTCCTTCTATGAGTATTTTCATCAGGATGATATTGGCCACTTGGCAGAATGTCACAGACAAG TGCTGCAAATGAGAGAAAAGATCAACACAAACTGTTACAAGTTCAAGATTAAAGATGGCTCCTTCATCATGCTGAGAAGCTGCTGGTTTAGTTTCATGAATCCCTGGACCAAAGAGGTGGAGTACATTGTCTCCACAAACACAGTGGTCTC ATGCAGTATGCTAGACGCTGCAGACCCCTATCCTCAGTCTGCTGCTTCCCCCACAGCCTCTATGGACAGTGTGCTGACGTCAGAAG GTGGAGGGAGACGGGCTATTCAGACGGTGCCAGGCATCCCTGGCGGAACACGGGCAGGTGCCGGCAAGATCGGCCGTATGATCGCAGAGGAGGTGATGGAGATTCAGAG GACCAGAGGCTCAACACCCTCTAGCTGTGGCTCCAGCCCCCTGAACATCAGCACCCCCCCTCCAGACTGCTCTCCAGGGAGCAAGAGG ATTCAAAATGGTGGGACACCAGACCTTCCGTCGGCAGGAACGCTACCAGGAGGACCTGACTCCATTGGATACCCATACTCCAACCAGTCCATTATGA GTGACAACTCTCATCTCAGCATTGACATCATGGACGAGCCAGGCTCCAGCAGCCCCAGTAACGATGAGGCAGCCATGGCTGTGATCATGAGTCTCCTGGAGGCTGACGCAGGCCTTGGGGGCCCTGTGGACTTTAGTGACTTACCCTGGCCCTTATGA